The following coding sequences lie in one Arthrobacter sp. PGP41 genomic window:
- a CDS encoding RluA family pseudouridine synthase, whose product MQSPLPVRDGVNATRLRLPEEGPWDTAMDYMMHRWGHIDPQGIEDRFDAGEIVGEGGVPLDRATPLQDHTFIWYYRSLPPETRIPVDTTILHQDEHLLVVDKPHFLPTTPGGTYIQESALVRLRNQLELPDLIPMHRLDRMTAGVLLFSTNPQTRGKYQVLFEKRQVQKEYECVAAAEPAPGHAAVEFPVVVRNRMTKSRSYLLAEVVEGEPNAETRIERLETFDAGASPGASGATVAASGSPRRLARYRLEPHTGKTHQLRVHMASLGLGIINDAFYPDLLDKAPDDYSRPLQLLARGIRFIDPITGKPVEYRSGLELSAAGPARS is encoded by the coding sequence ATGCAATCCCCCCTTCCCGTGCGCGACGGCGTTAACGCCACCCGCCTGCGCCTGCCGGAGGAGGGCCCCTGGGACACGGCCATGGACTACATGATGCACCGCTGGGGGCACATCGATCCACAGGGCATCGAGGACAGGTTCGACGCCGGCGAGATCGTTGGCGAGGGCGGGGTACCGCTGGACCGGGCTACTCCCCTCCAGGACCACACTTTCATCTGGTACTACCGCAGCCTGCCGCCGGAGACGCGGATCCCGGTGGACACCACCATCCTGCACCAGGACGAGCACCTGCTGGTGGTGGACAAGCCGCATTTCCTGCCCACCACCCCGGGCGGCACCTATATCCAGGAGTCGGCGCTGGTGCGTCTGCGCAACCAGCTGGAGCTGCCGGACCTGATCCCCATGCACCGGCTGGACCGCATGACCGCCGGCGTACTGCTGTTCTCCACCAATCCGCAGACCCGCGGCAAGTACCAGGTGCTCTTCGAGAAGCGACAGGTGCAGAAGGAGTACGAGTGCGTGGCCGCCGCCGAACCTGCGCCGGGCCACGCCGCCGTCGAATTTCCCGTGGTGGTCCGCAACCGGATGACCAAGTCCCGCAGCTACCTGCTCGCCGAAGTCGTGGAGGGTGAGCCGAACGCCGAAACGCGGATCGAGCGGCTGGAAACCTTCGACGCCGGAGCTTCCCCGGGTGCCTCCGGCGCCACAGTCGCGGCATCAGGCAGTCCCCGGCGACTGGCGCGGTACCGGCTGGAACCGCACACCGGAAAGACCCATCAGCTGCGGGTGCACATGGCTTCCCTCGGCCTGGGCATCATCAACGACGCCTTCTATCCGGACCTGCTGGACAAGGCGCCGGACGACTACAGCCGGCCGCTCCAGCTCCTGGCCCGCGGCATCCGGTTCATTGACCCCATCACCGGGAAGCCGGTTGAGTACCGCAGCGGGCTTGAACTCAGCGCGGCCGGCCCGGCCCGCAGCTGA